In Aquiflexum balticum DSM 16537, a single genomic region encodes these proteins:
- the ade gene encoding adenine deaminase, protein MSVFRISGQFVDIPHQTIFCAEVQIENGVIVSIQKIREDKTLPFILPGFIDAHVHIESSMLVPSEFARLAVPHGTVATVSDPHEIANVCGMAGVNYMVDNGKQVPFKFYFGAPSCVPATPFETAGGEITVQDIHDLLERKEISYLAEMMNWPGTVNRDPIVMEKIALAQKYGKPVDGHAPGLKGELATKYASAGITTDHECFTKEEALDKIHLGMKIAIREGSAAKNFEALIDLMDDYPDMIMFCSDDKHPDNLAVSHINELVKRAVAKGKYVFDVLKAACVNPVQHYSMEVGQLKVGDPADFILVEDLKDFTVIQTFIDGKKVAENGKTLIEKVPNKIINNFNTSKKRVEEFGLSANGNKVRIIEALDGQLITPEVHGEIIVHDGYAQSNPKSDILKITVVNRYQDVKPAVAFIKNFGLKEGAIASSVGHDSHNIIAVGVDDASICKAVNLLIERKGGVSAVSREEEMVLALPVGGIMSNEDGYQVAEEYTRIDQMAKKMGSKLQSPFMTLSFMALLVIPDLKLSDKGLFDGQKFEFVDVFLP, encoded by the coding sequence ATGAGTGTTTTTAGAATTTCTGGACAGTTTGTTGATATTCCCCATCAGACTATTTTCTGTGCCGAAGTCCAAATTGAAAATGGTGTAATTGTTTCTATTCAAAAGATCAGAGAGGACAAAACCTTGCCTTTTATTTTACCTGGATTTATCGATGCCCATGTGCATATTGAATCCTCGATGTTGGTTCCGTCTGAGTTTGCAAGACTTGCTGTGCCCCATGGTACTGTTGCCACTGTTTCTGATCCCCATGAAATCGCCAATGTCTGTGGAATGGCGGGGGTGAATTATATGGTTGACAATGGGAAGCAGGTTCCCTTTAAGTTTTATTTTGGAGCACCTTCCTGTGTACCTGCGACACCATTCGAAACAGCCGGGGGAGAAATTACTGTACAAGACATTCATGACCTGCTGGAAAGAAAAGAAATCAGCTATTTGGCGGAGATGATGAACTGGCCTGGTACTGTAAATAGGGATCCCATCGTCATGGAGAAGATTGCCTTGGCCCAAAAATATGGGAAGCCTGTAGATGGTCATGCACCTGGATTGAAAGGTGAATTGGCAACTAAATATGCTTCCGCCGGAATCACTACTGACCATGAATGCTTTACCAAAGAAGAAGCATTGGATAAAATACACCTGGGAATGAAAATAGCCATCAGGGAAGGCAGTGCCGCCAAGAATTTTGAGGCTTTGATTGATCTCATGGATGATTATCCCGATATGATTATGTTTTGTTCGGATGACAAGCATCCCGACAATCTTGCCGTCAGCCATATCAATGAATTGGTGAAAAGGGCTGTGGCTAAAGGAAAATACGTTTTTGATGTCCTGAAAGCAGCCTGTGTCAACCCTGTTCAGCATTATAGTATGGAGGTGGGGCAGTTAAAGGTTGGAGATCCTGCCGATTTTATATTGGTGGAAGACTTAAAAGATTTCACGGTCATCCAAACTTTCATTGATGGAAAGAAAGTCGCTGAAAATGGCAAAACCTTAATTGAAAAAGTTCCGAATAAAATCATCAATAATTTTAATACAAGTAAAAAGAGGGTCGAAGAATTTGGACTTTCAGCCAATGGCAATAAAGTGCGGATAATTGAGGCTTTGGATGGGCAATTGATTACTCCGGAAGTTCATGGTGAAATAATAGTTCATGATGGTTATGCCCAATCCAATCCCAAATCGGATATATTAAAAATCACCGTTGTCAACAGGTATCAGGATGTTAAGCCAGCAGTGGCTTTTATCAAAAATTTTGGTTTGAAGGAAGGTGCTATTGCCTCTTCTGTTGGTCATGATTCACATAATATCATTGCAGTCGGGGTGGATGATGCATCTATATGTAAGGCGGTAAATTTGTTGATTGAGAGAAAAGGCGGGGTATCGGCAGTAAGCAGGGAGGAAGAAATGGTTTTGGCCCTTCCCGTCGGTGGAATTATGTCCAATGAGGATGGGTATCAAGTAGCGGAGGAGTACACCCGAATTGATCAAATGGCAAAAAAGATGGGTTCAAAACTTCAGTCTCCTTTTATGACTTTGAGCTTTATGGCATTATTAGTGATTCCTGATCTTAAACTCAGTGATAAAGGCCTTTTTGATGGGCAGAAGTTTGAGTTTGTGGATGTTTTTTTGCCCTAA
- a CDS encoding acyl-CoA dehydrogenase family protein, producing MNFKLNENQLMIAQMIRDFGAKEITPFRKEWDDKQHFPKDLFKKLGELGLMGVLVPTEYGGSGFSYFEYVTAIAELSKLDPSVGLSMAAHNSLCTGHIMMFGNEEQKKKYLPKLATCEFLGAWGLTEPNTGSDAGNMRTVAVKDGDHYVINGAKNFITHGVSGDVAVLIARTGEVGDSHGMTAFVIEKGTPGFKGGRKEDKLGMRASETAEMIFEDCRVHESQVLGEVGDGFIQSMKILDGGRISIAALSLGIAEGALEASIQYSKERHQFNKPINSFQGISFKLADMATQVEAASLLTFKAADLKNRGEKVTLAGAQAKYYASEVAVSVSNEAVQIFGGYGFTKDYPVEKYYRDSKLCTIGEGTSEIQKIVISREVLR from the coding sequence ATGAATTTTAAGCTCAACGAGAATCAGTTGATGATTGCTCAGATGATCCGTGATTTTGGAGCAAAGGAGATCACTCCTTTCAGAAAAGAATGGGATGATAAGCAACATTTTCCCAAGGACCTTTTTAAAAAATTAGGAGAACTCGGTCTCATGGGAGTCCTTGTTCCTACTGAGTATGGTGGGTCAGGTTTCAGTTATTTTGAATATGTGACTGCCATTGCAGAATTATCCAAGTTGGATCCGTCGGTTGGGCTTTCCATGGCTGCGCATAATTCCCTTTGTACCGGACACATCATGATGTTTGGCAATGAGGAGCAGAAGAAAAAATATTTGCCCAAATTGGCGACCTGTGAATTCTTAGGAGCTTGGGGTTTGACTGAACCCAATACAGGTTCGGATGCAGGCAATATGCGGACTGTCGCCGTTAAGGATGGTGATCATTATGTCATCAATGGAGCAAAGAACTTTATCACGCATGGCGTTTCAGGTGATGTTGCTGTGTTGATTGCAAGAACAGGTGAGGTAGGGGATTCCCATGGTATGACGGCATTTGTCATTGAAAAAGGTACTCCTGGATTCAAAGGCGGAAGAAAAGAAGATAAGCTTGGTATGCGGGCCTCAGAAACCGCCGAGATGATTTTTGAAGATTGCAGGGTTCATGAAAGCCAGGTCTTGGGAGAAGTAGGAGATGGATTTATTCAGTCGATGAAAATTTTGGATGGGGGAAGGATTTCCATCGCTGCTCTTTCCCTCGGAATAGCAGAAGGTGCTTTGGAAGCATCCATTCAGTATTCCAAAGAACGGCATCAATTCAATAAACCGATTAACAGTTTTCAGGGAATTTCCTTCAAGCTTGCAGATATGGCTACCCAAGTGGAAGCCGCCAGCTTATTGACCTTCAAAGCAGCAGACCTTAAAAACCGGGGAGAAAAAGTGACGTTGGCAGGTGCACAGGCCAAGTATTATGCATCTGAGGTAGCAGTGAGCGTATCCAATGAAGCGGTGCAGATATTTGGGGGCTATGGATTTACCAAGG